One window of the Paenibacillus beijingensis genome contains the following:
- a CDS encoding sugar ABC transporter substrate-binding protein — translation MTRKTIVIALICMMVFTLAACGSNKSGSSSNEPSTGGQTSANAPAAGTDSEELKPEEGAELVLWTIDNEAIQNTAKEFEAKYNVKVKVENVMYWDSIARLTTDGPAGTGADVMAFNHDALGQAVKSGLVLPNDQFEEETKSNMTKQSIDASSFEGTLYGYPFSVFTHALYLNKDLVKDAKLDSWDDIKAFAKQFNDIPNNKFGFMYEAGTMNYNYEWMSGNGGYVFGNNGTDKNDIGINNEGAVKGMEFFRSLKEILPLDLSDLTADVKNGLWEQGKVAINMDGTWKATDYKKLPFEVGLIPLPAMPGGAEPLPFSGVTSFYVTAYTKYPNASRLLAHFLTTKESLLKHYEATGIIAPYAGFENEEKVQSDEIMQGFLKQVANTQVMPNIPEMKYFWLSVDPVLTEVWNGADIKTTLDKAAANMKASISSAK, via the coding sequence ATGACCAGAAAAACAATTGTTATCGCCTTAATTTGCATGATGGTGTTTACGCTTGCTGCATGCGGCAGCAACAAGAGCGGAAGCTCTTCGAATGAACCGTCGACCGGCGGTCAGACGTCCGCCAATGCGCCTGCGGCAGGAACGGACAGCGAAGAGCTGAAGCCGGAAGAAGGAGCGGAGCTGGTTCTTTGGACGATTGACAATGAAGCCATCCAGAATACGGCTAAAGAGTTTGAAGCGAAATATAACGTCAAGGTGAAGGTTGAAAATGTGATGTATTGGGATTCGATCGCCCGTTTGACGACGGACGGTCCGGCCGGCACCGGTGCGGACGTGATGGCATTCAACCATGACGCGCTCGGACAAGCGGTAAAGTCCGGTCTTGTTCTGCCGAACGACCAATTTGAAGAAGAGACGAAGAGCAACATGACGAAACAATCGATTGACGCTTCTTCGTTCGAGGGAACTCTTTACGGATATCCATTCAGCGTCTTTACGCATGCATTGTACCTCAACAAAGATTTGGTGAAAGACGCCAAGCTGGACTCCTGGGACGATATCAAAGCGTTTGCGAAGCAATTCAACGATATTCCGAACAACAAATTCGGTTTCATGTACGAAGCAGGCACCATGAACTATAACTATGAGTGGATGTCCGGAAACGGCGGTTACGTGTTTGGCAATAACGGTACGGACAAAAACGACATTGGCATCAATAATGAAGGCGCGGTTAAGGGAATGGAGTTTTTCCGTTCGCTGAAGGAAATCCTGCCGCTCGATTTGAGCGATCTTACCGCAGACGTCAAGAATGGACTGTGGGAGCAAGGAAAAGTGGCGATCAACATGGACGGCACCTGGAAAGCGACCGATTACAAAAAACTGCCGTTTGAAGTAGGTCTGATCCCGCTGCCGGCAATGCCGGGCGGTGCAGAGCCGTTGCCTTTCTCCGGTGTCACTTCCTTCTATGTGACGGCGTATACTAAATATCCGAACGCATCGAGACTGCTGGCCCACTTCCTCACAACGAAGGAATCGCTGCTGAAGCATTATGAGGCGACCGGTATTATTGCTCCGTACGCAGGTTTCGAAAACGAAGAAAAGGTTCAAAGCGACGAAATTATGCAAGGGTTCCTGAAACAAGTTGCCAACACCCAGGTGATGCCTAACATTCCGGAAATGAAGTACTTCTGGCTAAGTGTCGATCCGGTGCTTACTGAAGTATGGAATGGCGCGGACATCAAGACAACGCTCGACAAAGCTGCAGCGAACATGAAAGCAAGTATTTCTTCCGCAAAGTAA
- a CDS encoding glycoside hydrolase family 13 protein yields the protein MTQAWWKEAVVYQIYPRSFMDGNGDGIGDLAGITSRLDYLQELGIDVIWLSPVYKSPNDDNGYDISDYRDIMDEFGTMEQFDTMLEEAHRRGIKIMMDLVVNHSSDEHAWFMEARKSKDNPYRDYYIWRPGREGGGAPNNWVSCFGGSAWEYDAQTDEYYLHLFTRKQPDLNWENPRLRREVYDLMTFWLDKGIDGFRMDVINFISKVEGLPDAALQEGAEYAWGGEYFLNGPRIHDYLQEMNREVLSRYPVMTVGEMPGATVEEAKLYTGLQRNELQMVFHFEHVNVGDGKFGKWTPNPWKLTELKAILSKWQYGLREDGWNSLYWSNHDQPRAVSRFASDKEEYRFVSATMLATCLHLHQGTPYIYQGEEIGMTNVAFDSIEDYRDVETLNAYRDLAGTGKLTHEQMMDGIHQRSRDNGRTPVQWSNAPHGGFTTGTPWIAVNPNFTHINMEQSRQDPDSIYHYYRALIRLRKANPIMVYGDYDLLLENDEQIYAFTRTLDAEKWLVLCNFSDQTVLFSAPEELASYTADQLIIGNYESNGDETLGSITLRPYETRVYRLGNET from the coding sequence ATGACTCAAGCATGGTGGAAAGAAGCAGTTGTCTATCAAATTTATCCCCGCAGCTTCATGGACGGCAACGGGGACGGGATCGGCGATCTGGCCGGCATTACGTCGCGCCTGGATTACTTGCAGGAGCTGGGGATAGACGTTATTTGGCTCAGTCCCGTCTATAAGTCGCCCAACGACGACAATGGCTATGATATAAGCGATTACCGCGACATTATGGACGAGTTCGGCACGATGGAGCAGTTCGATACGATGCTGGAGGAAGCGCACCGGCGCGGCATCAAAATCATGATGGATCTGGTCGTCAATCATTCCTCCGATGAGCATGCGTGGTTCATGGAAGCGCGCAAGTCCAAAGATAATCCTTACCGCGACTATTATATATGGCGTCCCGGCCGTGAAGGCGGAGGCGCACCCAACAACTGGGTCTCTTGCTTCGGCGGTTCGGCATGGGAGTATGATGCGCAGACGGATGAATACTATCTCCATCTGTTCACCCGCAAGCAGCCTGATCTGAACTGGGAGAATCCGCGTCTGCGCCGGGAAGTGTACGACCTGATGACGTTTTGGCTGGATAAAGGGATTGACGGCTTCCGGATGGACGTCATCAACTTTATTTCCAAGGTGGAAGGACTGCCCGATGCCGCGCTTCAGGAAGGGGCGGAATATGCCTGGGGCGGCGAATACTTTTTGAACGGACCTCGTATTCATGACTACTTGCAGGAGATGAACCGCGAGGTGCTGTCTCGCTATCCGGTCATGACGGTCGGCGAAATGCCGGGCGCGACGGTGGAAGAGGCTAAGCTGTATACCGGCTTGCAGCGCAACGAGCTGCAAATGGTGTTTCACTTTGAACATGTTAACGTTGGAGACGGCAAGTTCGGCAAGTGGACGCCCAATCCGTGGAAATTGACCGAGCTTAAAGCGATTCTGTCCAAGTGGCAGTACGGCCTGCGCGAAGACGGCTGGAACAGCCTCTATTGGAGCAACCATGACCAGCCAAGGGCCGTTTCACGTTTTGCATCCGACAAGGAGGAGTACCGCTTCGTTTCTGCCACGATGCTGGCCACCTGCCTTCATCTGCATCAGGGAACGCCTTACATTTATCAGGGCGAGGAAATCGGCATGACCAATGTCGCTTTCGACAGCATCGAGGACTACCGGGATGTGGAAACGCTCAATGCGTACCGCGATCTGGCCGGGACCGGGAAGCTGACGCACGAGCAGATGATGGATGGCATTCACCAGCGCAGCCGCGACAACGGACGGACTCCGGTGCAATGGTCGAATGCGCCGCACGGCGGGTTTACGACCGGAACGCCTTGGATTGCCGTCAACCCGAATTTCACGCATATTAATATGGAGCAATCGAGGCAGGACCCGGATTCGATTTATCACTACTACCGGGCGCTGATTCGCCTGCGTAAGGCGAATCCCATTATGGTGTATGGGGACTATGACTTGCTGCTGGAAAACGATGAGCAGATTTATGCGTTCACCCGTACGCTTGATGCGGAGAAGTGGCTTGTCTTGTGCAACTTCTCGGACCAGACGGTGCTGTTCTCTGCTCCGGAGGAGCTCGCTTCGTATACCGCAGATCAGCTTATCATTGGCAACTATGAATCGAATGGGGATGAAACGCTGGGCAGCATCACACTTCGTCCGTATGAAACCCGGGTTTACCGGTTGGGAAATGAAACCTAA
- a CDS encoding DUF1904 family protein → MPQLTIRGIAPEQVIAISEAMVQQLADVCGCGTDNFTLDCLQTVSAMDGKRVDTYPFVEVAWFERGSQTRDLFAETIMKHFLTAGVREVEIAFKVYSQDGYYINGVRCDKL, encoded by the coding sequence TTGCCCCAATTGACGATAAGAGGAATTGCGCCGGAGCAAGTGATTGCGATCAGTGAAGCGATGGTACAACAATTGGCCGACGTATGCGGCTGCGGCACGGACAATTTTACCTTGGATTGCCTGCAGACTGTTTCTGCGATGGACGGCAAGCGAGTGGATACGTATCCGTTCGTCGAAGTCGCCTGGTTCGAACGCGGATCGCAAACGAGAGACCTTTTCGCCGAAACGATAATGAAGCACTTTCTTACAGCGGGCGTTCGGGAGGTAGAAATCGCCTTCAAAGTCTACAGCCAGGACGGTTATTACATCAATGGCGTGCGCTGCGATAAGCTTTGA
- a CDS encoding LysR family transcriptional regulator: MTFSQLQVFTKVVETGSFTKAGEALRMTQSAVSHAIANMESELGVPLIIRDKKQGIILSDFGKHILKLAGEILNRIDQIEQAAASEKGLDVGTIRIGSFPSATARLLPKIISKFKQQYPRIEVVLFDGDDHEVSEWLNNRVIDVGFVAQLGRNDKMIPLTKDKMVAVIPKGYQFGDAQAIPVWKLSDSPFIMSKGGCEPFIREIFAHAGLSPSVQFEARDTNTMLNMVQEGLGITIVPELALPDKLPDIEVRDLDPTFWRYLGLYCPHVDEVTPAIQKFISMGQSLFQALEQKVEDV, encoded by the coding sequence ATGACATTTTCACAATTACAAGTGTTCACTAAAGTTGTTGAAACCGGAAGTTTTACAAAAGCTGGGGAAGCACTACGTATGACTCAATCCGCTGTCAGTCATGCTATTGCAAACATGGAATCGGAACTTGGAGTACCTTTAATTATTCGTGACAAAAAACAAGGAATTATACTGTCTGACTTTGGGAAACATATTCTAAAATTAGCTGGGGAAATTTTGAATCGAATAGATCAAATCGAACAAGCAGCGGCCTCAGAAAAAGGGCTTGATGTAGGTACGATTCGAATTGGTAGTTTCCCAAGTGCTACTGCTCGCCTACTACCGAAAATAATTTCTAAGTTCAAACAGCAATACCCGAGGATAGAAGTCGTCCTTTTTGATGGGGATGATCATGAGGTTTCGGAATGGCTTAATAATCGAGTCATTGACGTTGGTTTTGTAGCCCAACTTGGTAGAAATGATAAGATGATTCCTCTAACCAAGGACAAGATGGTTGCTGTGATACCTAAAGGTTATCAATTCGGAGATGCTCAAGCGATTCCTGTTTGGAAGTTATCCGATAGTCCTTTCATCATGTCAAAGGGTGGGTGTGAACCATTTATTCGGGAGATTTTTGCTCATGCCGGTTTGTCCCCCTCTGTACAATTTGAAGCAAGGGACACGAATACAATGCTGAACATGGTCCAAGAAGGATTAGGTATCACAATTGTCCCTGAATTAGCGTTACCAGACAAGCTTCCCGACATTGAAGTTAGAGATTTGGATCCAACTTTTTGGAGATATTTAGGTCTTTACTGTCCTCATGTAGATGAAGTAACACCAGCCATACAGAAATTCATTTCAATGGGACAATCTTTGTTTCAAGCTTTGGAACAAAAGGTTGAAGATGTATAA